From Astyanax mexicanus isolate ESR-SI-001 chromosome 13, AstMex3_surface, whole genome shotgun sequence, the proteins below share one genomic window:
- the ube2j2 gene encoding ubiquitin-conjugating enzyme E2 J2 isoform X2, with translation MSSNINKRAPTTATQRLKQDYLRIKKDPVPYICAEPLPSNILEWHYLVRGPEKTPYEGGYYHGKLIFPREFPFKPPSIYMITPNGRFKCNTRLCLSITDFHPDTWNPAWSVSTILTGLLSFMVEKGPTLGSIETSDFTKRQLASQSLAFNIKDKVFCELFPDVVDEIKQKQRVQEELSSRSQALPLPDVVPDGEAPHHAQNGHPGLNGHLPAGAAHQPPDLQQVNRNHGLLGGALANLFVIVGFAAFAYTVKYVLRSIAQE, from the exons ATGAGCAGCAACATAAACAAGAGGGCACCGACAACAGCAACACAAAGACTGAAGCAGGATTACCTGCGAATAAAGAAAGATCCAGTCCCATACATATGTGCAGAACCTCTTCCCTCAAATATTTTGGAGTG GCACTATCTCGTCCGTGGTCCTGAAAAAACTCCCTATGagg GGGGATATTATCATGGCAAGCTCATATTCCCCAGAGAATTCCCTTTCAAACCACCAAGCATATACATGATAACACCCAACGGCAGATTTAAGTGTAATACGAG ATTATGTCTCTCCATCACTGATTTCCACCCCGACACCTGGAATCCAGCATGGTCAGTGTCCACCATTCTCACTGGTCTGTTGAGCTTCATGGTAGAAAAAGGTCCAACCCTCGGCAGCATCGAAACCTCAGATTTTACA AAAAGACAGCTGGCTTCACAGAGTTTGGCTTTCAATATTAAGGACAAAGTGTTTTGTGAGCTGTTTCCAGATGTTGTCGAT GAGATCAAGCAGAAGCAGCGAGTGCAGGAGGAGCTGAGCTCGCGCTCCCAGGCCCTGCCTCTCCCCGACGTGGTGCCGGACGGAGAAGCTCCTCACCACGCGCAGAATGGCCACCCGGGCCTGAACGGGCACCTGCCCGCGGGGGCGGCCCACCAGCCCCCCGACCTCCAGCAGGTCAACCGCAACCATGGACTCCTCGGAGGAGCGCTCGCTAACCTTTTCGTCATTGTCGGATTCGCCGCTTTCGCCTACACAGTCAAATACGTGCTGCGGAGCATCGCACAGGAATGA
- the ube2j2 gene encoding ubiquitin-conjugating enzyme E2 J2 isoform X1, with the protein MTFLTYTRNTELVWLLCGEQMSSNINKRAPTTATQRLKQDYLRIKKDPVPYICAEPLPSNILEWHYLVRGPEKTPYEGGYYHGKLIFPREFPFKPPSIYMITPNGRFKCNTRLCLSITDFHPDTWNPAWSVSTILTGLLSFMVEKGPTLGSIETSDFTKRQLASQSLAFNIKDKVFCELFPDVVDEIKQKQRVQEELSSRSQALPLPDVVPDGEAPHHAQNGHPGLNGHLPAGAAHQPPDLQQVNRNHGLLGGALANLFVIVGFAAFAYTVKYVLRSIAQE; encoded by the exons ATGAGCAGCAACATAAACAAGAGGGCACCGACAACAGCAACACAAAGACTGAAGCAGGATTACCTGCGAATAAAGAAAGATCCAGTCCCATACATATGTGCAGAACCTCTTCCCTCAAATATTTTGGAGTG GCACTATCTCGTCCGTGGTCCTGAAAAAACTCCCTATGagg GGGGATATTATCATGGCAAGCTCATATTCCCCAGAGAATTCCCTTTCAAACCACCAAGCATATACATGATAACACCCAACGGCAGATTTAAGTGTAATACGAG ATTATGTCTCTCCATCACTGATTTCCACCCCGACACCTGGAATCCAGCATGGTCAGTGTCCACCATTCTCACTGGTCTGTTGAGCTTCATGGTAGAAAAAGGTCCAACCCTCGGCAGCATCGAAACCTCAGATTTTACA AAAAGACAGCTGGCTTCACAGAGTTTGGCTTTCAATATTAAGGACAAAGTGTTTTGTGAGCTGTTTCCAGATGTTGTCGAT GAGATCAAGCAGAAGCAGCGAGTGCAGGAGGAGCTGAGCTCGCGCTCCCAGGCCCTGCCTCTCCCCGACGTGGTGCCGGACGGAGAAGCTCCTCACCACGCGCAGAATGGCCACCCGGGCCTGAACGGGCACCTGCCCGCGGGGGCGGCCCACCAGCCCCCCGACCTCCAGCAGGTCAACCGCAACCATGGACTCCTCGGAGGAGCGCTCGCTAACCTTTTCGTCATTGTCGGATTCGCCGCTTTCGCCTACACAGTCAAATACGTGCTGCGGAGCATCGCACAGGAATGA